AAGTGACAAGTgtcaaaaagagaagagaaagacgATTAATGGAGATGATTTGGTATGGGCATTGACCACCTTAGGATTTGAGGACTACATTGAGCCACTAAAGGCCTATGTGATTAGGTACAGAGAGGTAATTGCAGTTCCTCCTCATTTATCGATGATAAATAAGCTTTGATAAATGAAGAGATCTTGATGTTCTTGCGTGTATGtttatcatcaacaacaactAAAGAGAGACGAAATAGTTCTTTTCTGCTCATCTGGAAGATTTGCTGTGTATCAGTGGTCTATATGAACTTCTTCTGTAGTTTCGAAGAACTTCTAATTTGACCCCGTGTTATTATCCAATTATCAACTGATCAATGTCTCTTTTTCTGGTGATTGAATCATTCTATTTGCTGGGCTATGGGTTAATCATGGTATTGCAGATGGAGGTATGCATTGCTTCCCCGCATCAATGATATAGagttgtttattttctttacctCTGATATGTCACTAGCCATGCCGTGGggattgtttctaatgtcagGGAGACGTCAAGGGATCTGCTAGGGCTGGAGATACGTCTGCTAGAAAAGATATAGTTGGTGGTCAGCTCGGTTCCAGTACACAGGTAAGAGGGTACCAAACTCTCTATTCACCACGTTCTGGTATTCTTAACCCTTATAGAATCAAGTAAAATAGGTGTTATTATTTTGACTCGTATTTTCTGGGAAAATGGCAGTTTGTCTATGATGGGTCTTTTACACAAGGCTTAGACTATGGGAACTCCCAAATGTGATAAGTAAGTGCTTCTTCATTCTCTCCTTCCTGTTGCaagttttttaataaataagaattacttCTGTCAGAGTAACCTTGCTTCTCACTATGTTTTCTTCTAGCCTTTATTTATTACATCTTTTGAGTGAGGAAAATCATTTGGTTATCATCCttatattaattttgattttccATTTGGGGCTGATTAGTTCATGTACCCTATGATGGCCCCCTTTTCTCCCCCtctattaatttatatatgagGTCCACATGGAAAGATTTATATAAGAGACATTTgcttttttacattttttagggcaagaaaaacaaataaagagCTAACTTTCTTTAACTTGTGCTGCTGGCAGAGGGGTCGGTGCCTGTGTTCTGCCTCTTGGGGAGGGGGCTGTGTGTGTCTTCCCTTTCTCAACTATGACATACTCGGTTAGGACCTCAGCTCGGTACGCATAGAAGTACAATGACAATTTGCTAGAAGTAAAATTTTTGGCTGATCTTAACATTTTTTATCTTCCCTTCCTCTGGCAGTAGTGTTGGGGAGTTTTGGATGCTCCCGTTTAAAGGTTACTTTAGATCTAAGAGCTAGATAAAGGTGTCTTAAAATATTGTAATAGCAGTATCGACACCATTTTATGGGCAGACTCAGCAAGAAAGGATAGTGAAGTaaaagaaacaaatatatgtAGGGGTGTTATTTTCTAGTTTGTTATGCTTACCGATATTTCATAAAAGAAGCTTACCTGGGTTTGGGTTCTTCTTTATTCAGTTTGCTCTCCTACTGGTTTTCTTTCAATAAGTAAAACAAGCAAAAAAGCCACGAAGTTAGATCTGTCTAGGTATGGTGAAGCTACAAAAGTGTAATTGTTCCTTATAAATCTGTTGAGGAGTTGAGCAAGAGTAAAATGTCTGTAGTATACATCGTTAATATACACCAAAAAGCTAATATGTGCAGCTGTTCTATTTTAAGAGATGGACTGTAACAAATACTAGGTTTAATTGATTGCAGAGGATTATAGTTTGGACAATGGGTAGATTAAAAGTGGTGTTCATCGAGCTTGCTACCTCTCAAAAAGAGAGGGGTGGGGGAGATGGTCGCCTACCTCTCAACAGCGTGTATTAAGGTAAGTTGAAGCATATTTTTGGGGAACTGTGCTTTGATTTGTGTTACtcaagccgagggtctttcagaaacaatctctctaccaACACCCACGAGGAGGGGTAAGGTTATACACTCTATTTTCCTTAGACCTCGCTTATGAGATTACACTAGATATGTTTGTTGCTGTACAATTACAAACTGTAAATTAGTATTAGCACGAATGAAGAAGACTCCGTTGTGTGGAACAGAGCTTTGATACTCTTGCTTCTATGTCGTTGTCTTGATAGTTTAATTGAAGTGCTGATTATTTTTGGTCGATTTGCAGAATTACAACGGTGCAGATGCGAGTATCTTCTGCCTTCCGGTCTTGATGATCTATGTACTAAGCCAATCAATGTTATGCTGATAGTATTTGTTTGAAAGCTGAATTAACAGGACCGTTTCAACAAGTTTGGGGGCCTAAAGCGAAACTTCATAGAGAGACCTTTTTCTTTTAGTTGTTAAATTGAATAACTATAACATACTCAATGTAATCCTATAAGTGAAGTCTCGAGAAGGTAGGATGCACATagaccttatgaaataaaaatgttaacaatgaaaatattcaatgaagaaagttcaaaatttaaaaagtttatataaTGATACTAGTATGAATTTGTTGCGGtgcttaaaatttaaagaatacataaaaaaataaatttgatctttttataAACGCAAAACaatagattttgcataatgCAAAAGGTTTAACTGTTTATAGACGTTAGAATAATCaataatgagataataaaaattgATTGAGGAAATAAAAAGGTAAATGTAAGAATTGTAATGTGGGTTCATgataatc
This sequence is a window from Solanum dulcamara chromosome 10, daSolDulc1.2, whole genome shotgun sequence. Protein-coding genes within it:
- the LOC129870078 gene encoding nuclear transcription factor Y subunit B-1-like, whose amino-acid sequence is MAEVPASPGGGCGSHESGGERSPQSNVREPDRYLPIANIGRIMKKALPANAKIAKDAKDTVQECVSEFISFITSEASDKCQKEKRKTINGDDLVWALTTLGFEDYIEPLKAYVIRYREMEGDVKGSARAGDTSARKDIVGGQLGSSTQFVYDGSFTQGLDYGNSQM